Proteins encoded together in one Streptomyces sp. NBC_01216 window:
- the paaD gene encoding 1,2-phenylacetyl-CoA epoxidase subunit PaaD has product MVSAVERLSAERVRERVNRVPDPELPMISLGDLGVVRSVEEASDGALEVVVTPTYLGCPAMPAIEAGIREALDSTGHPDGRVRKVLAPAWSTDRISAEGRRKLAAHGIAPPGPAGDPLPVRIGLGAPCPHCGSTATRPQSPFGATRCQAVLVCTACRETFAHLKAM; this is encoded by the coding sequence CTGGTGAGCGCTGTGGAACGGCTGTCTGCCGAACGCGTGAGGGAGCGGGTGAACCGGGTACCGGATCCCGAACTCCCCATGATCTCCCTGGGTGACCTGGGAGTGGTCCGCTCCGTCGAGGAGGCGTCGGACGGGGCGCTGGAGGTCGTCGTCACGCCGACCTACCTGGGCTGCCCGGCCATGCCCGCGATCGAGGCAGGCATCCGTGAGGCGCTGGACTCCACCGGTCACCCGGACGGCCGCGTCCGCAAGGTCCTCGCGCCCGCGTGGAGCACGGACCGGATCAGCGCCGAAGGGCGCCGCAAGCTCGCCGCGCACGGCATCGCGCCTCCAGGTCCGGCCGGCGACCCACTGCCGGTCCGAATCGGCCTGGGCGCGCCCTGCCCGCACTGCGGATCGACGGCGACCCGGCCGCAGAGCCCTTTCGGGGCCACCCGGTGTCAGGCCGTGCTGGTCTGCACGGCCTGCCGCGAGACCTTCGCACATCTGAAGGCGATGTGA